One Candidatus Neomarinimicrobiota bacterium DNA window includes the following coding sequences:
- a CDS encoding GDP-mannose 4,6-dehydratase: protein MNILVTGAAGFIGSHLSEMLLDEGHQVVGFDNFDPFYNREIKEENVKRALSYDSFKLVEGDIRNPGELSKLSEDHDFEVVVHLAAKAGVRPSIEDPVGYSEVNLIGTQNVLEMMKSREIKRLVFASSSSVYGNSTEVPYKETMNVNNPISPYAATKIAGEVLCYNYWHLYGISVTCLRFFTVYGPRQRPEMAIAKFIGNAYEKEPITVYGDGSSTRDFTYVKDIIRGVMSAVDKDLKYEIINLGESETINLNDLLILIEELTEQNIQREYLPMQPGDVKTTYADIEKAERLLNYKPVTPVREGITKYIDWLEKTGKISLKVKS from the coding sequence TTGAATATACTGGTTACAGGAGCCGCCGGATTCATCGGATCACATTTAAGCGAAATGCTGCTTGACGAAGGGCATCAAGTTGTCGGTTTCGATAACTTTGACCCATTCTACAACCGCGAAATCAAAGAAGAGAATGTTAAACGTGCCCTTTCTTATGATTCATTCAAATTAGTGGAAGGTGATATAAGAAATCCCGGGGAACTCAGCAAGCTATCGGAAGATCACGATTTTGAAGTTGTAGTACATCTCGCAGCTAAAGCGGGCGTCCGTCCGTCCATTGAGGATCCGGTTGGATATTCGGAAGTGAATCTGATCGGAACTCAGAATGTTCTCGAAATGATGAAATCGAGAGAGATAAAAAGGCTGGTGTTTGCTTCTTCCTCCTCTGTCTATGGGAATTCAACGGAAGTACCCTACAAAGAGACCATGAACGTGAATAATCCGATTTCTCCATATGCGGCTACTAAAATTGCCGGAGAGGTCTTATGCTATAACTACTGGCATCTGTACGGGATATCCGTTACCTGTCTGAGGTTCTTTACCGTATATGGTCCGCGCCAACGTCCCGAGATGGCGATCGCGAAATTTATAGGAAATGCCTATGAAAAAGAGCCGATAACAGTTTACGGGGACGGCTCATCAACAAGGGATTTCACCTATGTCAAAGATATTATTCGAGGAGTGATGTCCGCAGTTGATAAGGATCTGAAATACGAAATTATTAACCTCGGTGAATCTGAAACTATAAATCTTAATGACCTGCTGATCCTGATTGAGGAATTAACAGAACAAAACATTCAAAGAGAATATTTACCGATGCAGCCGGGAGACGTAAAAACAACGTATGCTGATATAGAAAAGGCTGAAAGGCTTTTAAATTATAAGCCGGTGACACCTGTCAGGGAAGGAATAACGAAATATATTGACTGGCTGGAGAAAACCGGTAAGATATCACTTAAAGTGAAGTCTTAA
- a CDS encoding DegT/DnrJ/EryC1/StrS family aminotransferase, with product MKINMADLKKQHDGIMEEIDRVIKEVIDSSAFILGPKVREFERSFSNFSGAKHSVGMASGTGALHAALVAVGVGAGDEVITVPFTFAATAEAIHLTGAKPVFVDIDEASFTIDVSRIEGAITERTKAIIPVHLYGQMADMDPIMSIAKKRNLRVIEDAAQAQEAKYNGIHAGTIGDIGTFSFFPGKNLGALGDAGACTTNDDEIAENLRMIINHGQSSKYEHRIVGYNYRLDSIQAAVLDVKLKYLSNWNAKRKEIAELYTNKLRETGLKLPAVAPGREHVWHQYVIRTGKRDELGAALAKSDISTAMHYPIPLHLQPSFGYLNYSEGDFPVSEACSKEVLSLPIYPELDLESVEWISEEVIRICKELGI from the coding sequence ATGAAAATAAATATGGCTGATCTGAAGAAGCAGCACGACGGAATAATGGAAGAAATAGACCGTGTAATTAAAGAAGTAATTGACAGCAGCGCATTTATTCTCGGTCCTAAGGTCAGGGAGTTCGAACGGAGTTTTTCAAATTTTTCAGGTGCGAAACACAGTGTCGGCATGGCATCGGGTACAGGTGCATTGCACGCCGCTCTGGTTGCGGTTGGAGTCGGCGCAGGCGATGAGGTGATCACCGTTCCATTCACGTTTGCCGCAACGGCGGAGGCGATACATCTCACCGGCGCGAAACCGGTCTTTGTGGATATAGACGAGGCAAGTTTCACTATCGACGTCTCCCGGATAGAAGGAGCTATAACGGAAAGAACCAAAGCTATAATTCCGGTTCATCTTTACGGTCAAATGGCGGACATGGACCCTATCATGAGTATTGCCAAAAAGCGTAATCTACGCGTGATCGAAGACGCAGCTCAGGCTCAGGAGGCTAAATATAACGGAATCCACGCAGGAACCATAGGCGATATAGGCACTTTCAGCTTTTTCCCCGGTAAGAATCTCGGCGCATTAGGAGACGCCGGAGCGTGTACGACCAATGACGATGAAATAGCTGAAAATCTTAGAATGATTATCAACCATGGACAGAGTTCAAAATATGAGCACCGGATAGTCGGTTACAACTACAGGCTCGATTCTATTCAGGCGGCTGTTCTTGACGTAAAATTGAAGTATCTTTCTAATTGGAACGCCAAACGGAAAGAAATTGCCGAACTGTATACAAACAAACTTCGAGAGACCGGACTGAAACTTCCCGCGGTGGCGCCTGGAAGAGAGCACGTCTGGCATCAATACGTTATACGGACAGGAAAAAGAGATGAATTAGGCGCCGCTCTGGCAAAATCGGATATCTCTACGGCAATGCACTATCCGATTCCATTACATCTTCAGCCCTCTTTCGGATATCTGAATTATTCGGAGGGAGATTTCCCCGTGTCCGAGGCTTGCAGTAAAGAGGTTCTATCGCTTCCTATCTATCCTGAGCTCGATTTAGAGAGCGTCGAATGGATTTCCGAAGAGGTTATTCGGATATGCAAAGAATTAGGGATTTAA
- a CDS encoding SDR family oxidoreductase, with product MKALVTGGMGFLGSHICDRLIAEGIDVICMDNLLTGNEDNIKHLIGNPMFKLIRYDVTNYIYVEGKLDFILHFASPASPKDYLNYPIQTLKVGSLGTLNSIGLAKAKNAVFVLASTSEVYGDPKVNPQPEDYWGNVNSVGLRGVYDEAKRFAEAMTMAYHRYHGVDTRIVRIFNTYGSRMRLDDGRALPTFITQALLGDKLTVYGDGSQTRSFTYIDDTVDGIYKLMRSECNEPINIGNPEEISISDFAEEIGKATGKEIEIEKLSLPEDDPKVRRPDISRAIELLGWEPKVSLSEGLSKTVPYFREKISEDG from the coding sequence GTGAAGGCGCTCGTGACAGGCGGTATGGGTTTTTTGGGCTCTCATATCTGTGACAGGTTGATAGCAGAGGGGATCGATGTCATTTGCATGGATAACCTTCTCACGGGAAACGAAGATAACATCAAGCACCTGATCGGTAATCCGATGTTCAAGCTTATTCGGTATGACGTTACCAATTATATCTATGTTGAAGGGAAACTTGATTTCATACTGCATTTCGCTTCACCGGCGAGCCCGAAAGACTATCTAAATTATCCCATACAAACGCTAAAAGTCGGCTCATTGGGAACGTTGAACAGCATCGGGTTGGCAAAGGCGAAAAATGCTGTTTTTGTTCTTGCTTCGACCTCGGAAGTATATGGTGATCCGAAGGTCAATCCTCAGCCGGAGGATTACTGGGGGAATGTAAACTCCGTAGGTTTGAGGGGAGTGTACGATGAGGCGAAACGATTTGCGGAGGCGATGACGATGGCTTATCATCGCTACCATGGCGTGGATACGAGGATAGTAAGAATATTTAATACGTATGGATCGAGAATGAGACTGGACGACGGCAGAGCGCTGCCCACGTTTATTACCCAGGCTCTCTTAGGAGATAAACTGACCGTCTACGGGGACGGCAGCCAGACAAGGAGTTTCACTTATATCGATGACACTGTTGACGGCATATATAAGCTGATGAGATCCGAATGCAACGAACCTATCAACATCGGTAACCCGGAAGAAATAAGCATCTCGGACTTTGCTGAAGAAATAGGAAAAGCTACGGGCAAAGAGATTGAAATCGAAAAATTGTCTTTGCCGGAAGATGATCCAAAGGTCAGGCGTCCGGATATCAGCCGTGCGATTGAACTTCTCGGATGGGAGCCGAAGGTAAGTCTTTCCGAAGGCTTGAGCAAAACGGTACCCTATTTCAGGGAGAAAATTTCAGAGGACGGGTAA
- a CDS encoding SLBB domain-containing protein: MSYPVSYPNAQTREQIESAKKSGMTESEVKELLKSAGLSDSEIRIQIDKMRKKRWLDQIKQTSGMKVQIDTSEFVEEGLLTDEMEEELPIDRDTSTVIGKLRPFGYDIFNLSPTSFEPLNAGPVDPNYTLGPGDEIVLTLWGDTEQYYKLVLDREGKVLIPDVGQVFLTGISMRRSEEKIRNRLSSVYSGISPRSGSPSTFMDVSLGRLRSIRVFIVGEVVRPGGYTMRATSTSFNALYFAGGPNSQGSFRDIRVLRGGKLAASLDLYSYILYGNTKKDIRLHDGDTIFVPRRGRQVAISGEVHRPALYELKTNDGLKNLLTISGGLKPTAFIDRIQIDRIVPFEERDEYPEERKIIDIDYKSIMNGSRKDFKLIDSDVVSVFSILDFKRNLISVEGPVSRPGTYEWIQDMRLSDLIEESGGVLGDAFLNRVEIVRSHDDSTKELLKVNLLSALEGDTLHDIVLKKLDEVKIYSIREMEDAPTVTISGHILRPGKYDLLENMTLYDLVVKAGGMLDIGFKRLTYLDSADLKRLNDDVFRFQAEIARIDPWNLSENILAEIIKVDLPKILSNDGEDGEMFLLQEFDRVTIRRHPFRQLQGVVFISGEVKFPGEYVLQKPDEDIFDLVERSGGLTGNPFLRGARLTRDGQRVVVNFEKVLKKRSGKEDLVLLPGDQIMIPKSPKVVYVNGAVNAPGLIKYSSGKKARYYLNRAGGFHRDADRGEVLIARADGSVVKFQKRFWFDPTVHEGDEIKVSLKEVGEPFDLSEFLTQTTSIMASLATIIFVITQANSR, from the coding sequence TTGTCCTATCCCGTCAGTTATCCTAACGCCCAGACCAGAGAGCAGATAGAATCGGCAAAAAAATCCGGGATGACAGAGAGCGAAGTCAAAGAACTTCTCAAATCTGCCGGATTATCAGATTCTGAAATTCGGATTCAAATCGACAAAATGAGGAAAAAACGCTGGCTTGATCAAATTAAGCAGACAAGCGGTATGAAAGTGCAAATAGACACTTCCGAATTTGTCGAAGAAGGCCTGCTAACGGACGAAATGGAAGAAGAGTTACCCATCGATCGGGATACTTCCACCGTAATTGGAAAACTAAGACCGTTCGGCTATGATATTTTTAATTTATCCCCTACTTCATTCGAGCCTTTGAATGCGGGTCCGGTCGATCCGAACTATACTCTGGGACCGGGCGATGAAATTGTTCTTACTCTCTGGGGTGACACCGAACAGTATTATAAATTGGTACTGGACAGGGAGGGCAAGGTTTTAATTCCCGATGTGGGGCAGGTATTTTTAACAGGGATTTCGATGCGAAGGTCTGAAGAAAAGATCCGCAATCGCCTATCAAGTGTGTATTCCGGGATAAGTCCGAGGAGCGGCTCTCCGAGTACGTTTATGGACGTTTCATTAGGCCGCCTTCGTTCTATCCGTGTATTTATCGTGGGAGAGGTTGTCAGACCGGGAGGGTATACGATGCGGGCAACGTCGACTTCATTCAATGCACTGTATTTTGCGGGCGGACCGAACAGTCAGGGTTCTTTCAGGGACATCAGAGTATTGAGGGGCGGAAAACTGGCGGCAAGCCTTGACCTATACTCTTACATTTTGTACGGCAACACTAAAAAGGACATTCGATTACATGACGGCGATACTATCTTCGTTCCCAGAAGAGGCAGACAGGTTGCGATCTCAGGTGAGGTGCACCGGCCCGCTCTATACGAATTAAAAACGAATGACGGATTGAAGAATCTGCTGACGATATCGGGTGGATTAAAGCCGACGGCGTTTATAGACAGAATACAGATAGACAGGATCGTACCGTTCGAAGAAAGGGACGAATATCCCGAAGAGCGAAAAATAATTGACATTGACTATAAGTCCATAATGAATGGCAGCCGGAAAGATTTTAAACTCATAGACAGCGATGTAGTGTCGGTATTTTCAATTCTTGATTTCAAGAGAAATTTGATTTCGGTTGAGGGTCCCGTATCAAGACCCGGTACGTATGAATGGATTCAGGATATGCGTTTATCGGATCTAATAGAAGAATCGGGTGGAGTTTTGGGCGATGCCTTTCTCAATAGGGTGGAAATCGTGCGCTCACACGATGATTCGACCAAGGAACTGCTGAAGGTTAACCTGTTGAGCGCATTAGAAGGAGATACCCTGCACGATATAGTTTTGAAAAAGCTTGACGAGGTTAAAATCTATTCGATTCGTGAGATGGAAGATGCTCCTACCGTAACCATTTCAGGTCATATTCTGCGCCCCGGAAAATATGATCTTCTGGAAAATATGACTCTATACGATTTGGTAGTCAAAGCGGGAGGAATGCTCGATATTGGCTTCAAGCGATTGACTTATCTTGACAGTGCCGACCTGAAAAGGCTGAATGATGATGTGTTCAGATTTCAGGCAGAGATAGCAAGAATAGATCCCTGGAATCTTTCTGAAAACATATTGGCGGAGATTATCAAAGTCGATCTTCCTAAGATCCTCTCGAATGACGGAGAGGACGGCGAAATGTTTCTGCTTCAGGAGTTTGACAGAGTGACCATCCGCAGACATCCCTTCCGGCAGCTGCAAGGTGTTGTTTTCATTTCCGGTGAAGTAAAATTTCCGGGAGAATACGTGCTTCAGAAACCGGATGAAGATATTTTTGATTTGGTCGAGCGGTCAGGCGGATTGACCGGTAATCCATTCTTAAGAGGAGCGCGTCTGACGCGGGATGGACAAAGAGTCGTTGTCAATTTCGAAAAAGTTCTCAAGAAAAGATCGGGGAAGGAAGACCTTGTCTTGCTTCCGGGGGATCAGATAATGATACCCAAGAGTCCAAAAGTAGTTTATGTAAACGGTGCGGTGAACGCTCCCGGATTGATAAAATACAGTAGTGGGAAAAAGGCGAGATATTACCTCAACAGAGCCGGCGGGTTTCACAGGGATGCAGACAGGGGAGAAGTATTGATAGCCCGCGCGGACGGCAGTGTGGTCAAATTCCAGAAAAGATTCTGGTTTGATCCGACAGTGCATGAGGGAGATGAAATTAAGGTATCGCTAAAAGAAGTAGGTGAGCCGTTTGACCTTTCCGAGTTTCTGACGCAGACAACGAGCATAATGGCGAGTCTTGCTACTATCATTTTCGTCATTACTCAGGCTAATTCACGCTAA